The following proteins come from a genomic window of Crassostrea angulata isolate pt1a10 chromosome 1, ASM2561291v2, whole genome shotgun sequence:
- the LOC128167598 gene encoding failed axon connections homolog, whose translation MFEMNNTGTLPVLLALAAIVLTSILFVILKFCRNSKRVPAQTVPEDVVLLHHCGQGPHAPSLSPFILKLETFLRVTQTPYQIIRDYKMGPKGKVPWIEYSGTNMCDSQLCMEYLKIKLNLDLDDHLSVKEKAISTAFQRMVDEHTYWVMVHWRWDFDREKICFKQANWGSLALTVSAYLQRRAAWTQGVGRHNKEELLEIVRKDFSALSDFLGTKHFFFGDRPSCVDCSVFGQLSQFLWHLPGSEPNAMLKKEFLNLYEFCHRMKDHFWPDWNDNILLPTNS comes from the exons atgtttgaaatgaACAACACAGGGACACTGCCTGTTCTTCTTGCCCTCGCTGCCATTGTTTTAACTTCCATCCTTTTTGTGATCTTGAAATTCTGCAGAAACTCTAAGag AGTTCCAGCGCAGACGGTCCCAGAAGATGTGGTACTTTTGCACCACTGCGGTCAGGGACCTCACGCCCCCAGCTTGTCGCCATTCATCCTCAAACTGGAGACTTTTCTTAGAGTGACCCAGACTCCCTATCAG ATTATTCGAGATTACAAAATGGGACCAAAAGGCAAAGTACCCTGGATAGAGTATAGTGGGACCAATATGTGCGATTCtcaattgtgtatggaatattTGAAGATCAAGTTAAACCTAGATCTAGATGATCACTTGTCTGTCAAAGAAAAGGCCATTAGTACAGCCTTCCAGCGAATGGTGGATGAACATACCTATTG GGTAATGGTACACTGGAGATGGGATTTTGATCGAGAGAAGATCTGCTTTAAGCAAGCAAACTGGGGGAGCCTCGCTCTGACTGTCTCTGCGTACCTCCAAAGGAGGGCCGCCTGGACGCAAGGCGTCGGCAGACATAACAAAGAGGAGCTGTTGGAAATAGTCAGGAAAGATTTCTCAGCATTGTCAGATTTTCTAG GAACAAAGCACTTCTTTTTCGGAGACAGGCCATCATGTGTGGACTGCAGTGTTTTTGGGCAGCTATCACAGTTCCTGTGGCATTTACCGGGGTCAGAGCCCAACGCCATGCTTAAAA aGGAATTCCTCAACTTGTATGAATTCTGTCATCGGATGAAGGATCATTTTTGGCCTGATTGGAATGACAACATTTTGTTACCCACAAATTCATAG